In a genomic window of Primulina huaijiensis isolate GDHJ02 chromosome 10, ASM1229523v2, whole genome shotgun sequence:
- the LOC140985827 gene encoding cysteine proteinase mucunain isoform X1: MHKIIAHTILFFCFAILAYSTGITILKYDENYIANNPNLRSENHVRTLYEWWLAKHGKTYNGLGEKDKRFDIFKDNLKFINEHNAGNRTYEVGLNRFADLSNEEYRFLYLGTRTDAKRRFVKSRYGSNRYRFGNGETLPESVDWRKKGAVAPIKNQGSCGSCWAFSTVAAVESINQIATGKLITLSEQELVDCDKKENLGCNGGLMDYAFQFIMSNGGMDTEDDYPYKGVESECDFTRKNAKIVSIDGYEDVPQDEKSLRKAVAHQPVSVAIEASGRALQLYTTGVFTGECGTELDHGVVVVGYGTEKGVNYWIVRNSWGTNWGEDGYFRLERSAINAPSGKCGIVVEYIYSQNKLFVSFADVGTFMILDPI, translated from the exons ATGCATAAGATTATTGCACACACCATTCTTTTCTTCTGCTTCGCCATTTTGGCATATTCAACAGGCATAACCATCTTAAAATACGACGAAAATTACATAGCAAACAATCCAAATCTTCGTAGCGAGAATCATGTAAGGACCTTATACGAATGGTGGCTGGCAAAGCATGGCAAAACGTACAATGGGTTGGGAGAAAAGGACAAAAGATTCGATATTTTTAAGGATAACCTGAAATTCATAAACGAGCATAACGCCGGGAATCGAACTTACGAGGTGGGCTTGAATCGGTTTGCCGATCTGAGTAACGAAGAGTACAGGTTTTTGTATTTGGGTACGAGGACTGATGCTAAGCGTCGGTTTGTGAAGTCGAGATATGGTAGTAATCGGTACCGTTTTGGGAATGGGGAGACTTTGCCGGAATCCGTTGATTGGAGGAAGAAGGGTGCTGTTGCTCCGATCAAAAACCAAGGCTCCTGTG GAAGTTGTTGGGCTTTTTCAACAGTTGCTGCAGTTGAAAGCATAAACCAGATAGCCACAGGGAAACTCATCACTCTATCAGAACAAGAACTCGTCGATTGcgacaaaaaagaaaatttaggcTGCAATGGTGGCCTCATGGATTATGCTTTCCAATTCATCATGTCCAATGGTGGTATGGACACCGAGGATGATTATCCTTATAAGGGTGTCGAATCCGAATGTGACTTTACTCGG AAGAATGCGAAGATTGTAAGTATAGATGGTTATGAAGACGTGCCACAAGACGAGAAATCTTTGCGAAAGGCCGTGGCGCATCAACCGGTTAGTGTTGCTATCGAAGCGTCGGGGAGAGCCCTCCAACTCTATACTACG GGGGTATTCACCGGCGAGTGCGGGACGGAACTAGACCATGGTGTGGTGGTGGTTGGCTACGGTACAGAAAAGGGGGTCAATTATTGGATTGTGAGGAACTCATGGGGGACTAATTGGGGTGAAGATGGATACTTTAGACTCGAACGCAGCGCGATTAATGCTCCATCCGGCAAGTGTGGGATCG
- the LOC140985827 gene encoding cysteine proteinase mucunain isoform X2 produces MHKIIAHTILFFCFAILAYSTGITILKYDENYIANNPNLRSENHVRTLYEWWLAKHGKTYNGLGEKDKRFDIFKDNLKFINEHNAGNRTYEVGLNRFADLSNEEYRFLYLGTRTDAKRRFVKSRYGSNRYRFGNGETLPESVDWRKKGAVAPIKNQGSCGSCWAFSTVAAVESINQIATGKLITLSEQELVDCDKKENLGCNGGLMDYAFQFIMSNGGMDTEDDYPYKGVESECDFTRKNAKIVSIDGYEDVPQDEKSLRKAVAHQPVSVAIEASGRALQLYTTGVFTGECGTELDHGVVVVGYGTEKGVNYWIVRNSWGTNWGEDGYFRLERSAINAPSGKCGIVMEASYPIKNAENPTNFGYVADE; encoded by the exons ATGCATAAGATTATTGCACACACCATTCTTTTCTTCTGCTTCGCCATTTTGGCATATTCAACAGGCATAACCATCTTAAAATACGACGAAAATTACATAGCAAACAATCCAAATCTTCGTAGCGAGAATCATGTAAGGACCTTATACGAATGGTGGCTGGCAAAGCATGGCAAAACGTACAATGGGTTGGGAGAAAAGGACAAAAGATTCGATATTTTTAAGGATAACCTGAAATTCATAAACGAGCATAACGCCGGGAATCGAACTTACGAGGTGGGCTTGAATCGGTTTGCCGATCTGAGTAACGAAGAGTACAGGTTTTTGTATTTGGGTACGAGGACTGATGCTAAGCGTCGGTTTGTGAAGTCGAGATATGGTAGTAATCGGTACCGTTTTGGGAATGGGGAGACTTTGCCGGAATCCGTTGATTGGAGGAAGAAGGGTGCTGTTGCTCCGATCAAAAACCAAGGCTCCTGTG GAAGTTGTTGGGCTTTTTCAACAGTTGCTGCAGTTGAAAGCATAAACCAGATAGCCACAGGGAAACTCATCACTCTATCAGAACAAGAACTCGTCGATTGcgacaaaaaagaaaatttaggcTGCAATGGTGGCCTCATGGATTATGCTTTCCAATTCATCATGTCCAATGGTGGTATGGACACCGAGGATGATTATCCTTATAAGGGTGTCGAATCCGAATGTGACTTTACTCGG AAGAATGCGAAGATTGTAAGTATAGATGGTTATGAAGACGTGCCACAAGACGAGAAATCTTTGCGAAAGGCCGTGGCGCATCAACCGGTTAGTGTTGCTATCGAAGCGTCGGGGAGAGCCCTCCAACTCTATACTACG GGGGTATTCACCGGCGAGTGCGGGACGGAACTAGACCATGGTGTGGTGGTGGTTGGCTACGGTACAGAAAAGGGGGTCAATTATTGGATTGTGAGGAACTCATGGGGGACTAATTGGGGTGAAGATGGATACTTTAGACTCGAACGCAGCGCGATTAATGCTCCATCCGGCAAGTGTGGGATCGTTATGGAAGCTTCTTACCCCATCAAGAATGCTGAAAATCCAACAAATTTTGGCTATGTTGCTGATGAATAA